Genomic segment of uncultured Tolumonas sp.:
CTTCCATACCGATATTTAGGTACTCTGCCACCTCCTCTTGCGTCATGGCTTTTTGTTGTCGTTGACGCGCAATTGCTTTCCCAATGGTCTTAGTCAGCAGCTCAATGTTGATCTCAGTCATGAGTCCTCCAGTCAACCTTTATAGTTGGCTATAGACTCATTGACCGTAAGGACTTAAAAAGGTGATTATCATCCTTAAAGGTTGATCATTAACGTAAAACAACCAATTTTTACGCTAATCGATACATATCACATCCTTCATTTTATGCGTCTGCACTCATCCTCGCATGGCTGTTACCTTCGTTTTCAGTCCAGATGAACAGACTCCACTACATATACTAAGGAAGAAATCATGATCCGTTATCCGATCATTGCCACTCTGTTTATTTTAGTTTCCACGATTTATTCACTCTTTACTGGCGGCTCACCTCACCTCGGATTCTGGGGGCATTTTTGGTTCTTCGTATTTGGATCTCTTTTTGTGTCACTGGGTTTGATGGGCGGTGAACTATTCCGTCGCTTCGTCAAACCGGATATCTTGATAGCAAATGGAGCTCAAGATATGTTCAAACAACGTCTATTCTGGAAAGTTGGTCCACAACTCATCGGTGGCGTTATTGGCATTATTGCTTGTAGTGGTTTTATGCAAAATGTGCTGGGTTATTACATTGGATAAGGAAAACAAATAATGAAAGCATCATTACTTTTACCGATAGTTGCGTTGCTGAGTAACAATGCGCTGGCGTATGGCGAAGCTGGCCAATGGAGCAGTGGTTGGGGTCAGGGAACAACCGAATACACCGCCGTGGTTGATGCGCACAACAGCCTATATATCGCATGCAGTGATATTGCCAAGGTGTCTATGACCGCCACTGTCAAAGGGCAAGAATATGGCTCTTATGCCGCTAAAGGTTTTTCGTTGATAGTTAACGGAAGCGAATATGAAGCGCCTTATGAAACTAACTCTCGTGTCGGTGAAAACAACTTTTACGACATGTGGGCTAAGTTACGTAAAGCCAAATCAATAACAATCGTCACCGCAGATGGTCAGAAACTTGCCCTACCAGTTAAAGGTGTTTCAGTCACGCTGCCTGCAACCAACACATCAGCGTTTAGCTGTCTGATGTGGGACAACTGATTACCTTAGTCAACATTTGATACCAAGGGAGGCTCATCACCTCCTTCTATTTTTCACTGCACCGCATTCACCCTTCCCCAAAATATTTCTCTGAAAAACCAACTTCGTATAGTAATAGCAACACCCATGAAATCTATCAATAAACCCAATACAAAACTGGAACGGCTGAAGGCCAATTCTCAGGTTTATCTTTCATCCTATTTTGCCTCGATTGGGGCATTTTATTTCCTCATGAGGACAAAACGATGGAAATCGCAGACCACATCATTACCTATCAAGGTGATGTTCCACAGCACGGTATTTACGCAGGAGAAGGCAATGTTATTTATTTTGATAGTAAAGGTACTCGTTCAATTCTTGTTGAAAATATGGACCATTTTTGTCAGCAGAAAGGATGCTTTATCCGCAATTATCCGTTCCGCCCGTATGCGAGGCCGGAAAGTTTAGACAGAGCATTTGGGCAGATGAGTAAGATGACAGAACATCCGTTTTCTTCAGATGAACAGTTTGTTGCGTGGTGTATTAAAGGTGATTTAAATCCAAAAACACACCGTAGTGGCAGGAGCGAACACGAAGAGGAAATAATAAAAATGACAATCAAGAAAATTCTGACATCCGCAGTGGATGTGTTGGCGCAGCACCCAAAATGGCAACAACAGGCCGAGACCGCCAATAAATATTTGCCCGTTATCATCGGTTCTATTCAGTTGGGAATAGAAATAAAAAAGATGGTGGATGCCAAGAAGCAGTTGTAGAGCATGATTTTTACTGCGGGGATAGCAAGGGGCGAAAGCCCTTTGCTGTTGGAACATTCTTTTTTTATTCTAAGTTGTTTTTGGACAAAAATGAGTTATCTCATTTCTACATTGACGAATTAATGAATTAGAAGAGTTGATGCGAACCTCTATTTCTGGGCATGTTGAGCTACCAATTCTAGCGTTACTTATCTGAAGTTAGATTACTATGAGGGAGCCTAGGACTCATTGTTGACTAAATAATATCGTATCCAAATTTAGAGCTTGAAACTAACCGATAGAAACACGGTTTCGACCTTCATGTTTTGCTCGATAAAGTGCACTATCTGCTTGTAATAAAAGTGTATTTTCGTCTTTTGTTTCATTTTTATTATCTGAACAAGAAATACCCATACTGATGGTGATGGTCAGGTTACCAGACGGATGTTCAAATTGGAGAGCGGCAATCGCATGGCGGATCCGTTCTGCGACCAACATGGCGCTTGCAGCATCGGTATCGCCTAATACTATCAAGAATTCCTCACCTCCGTATCGACCCACACAGTCACAATTGCGCAATTGTGCAGTCATAGTGTGAGAAACACTTTTTAGAACAGTATCGCCCATTCCATGGCCGAAGGTGTCATTGATCGTTTTAAAATGATCTAAGTCCGCCATGATCACTGACACTGGATGTTTTTTTCTTATTCCTGAATTCAAACTTTGCTGCATAAACTCCATGATTGCGCCACGATGGAATATTTGTGTTAACGCATCGCGACAAGATTGTTCTTTTAACAACTGCATTGCATCTAAGAGCTGCGTATTGAGTTCGTAGATATGTTGATAAAGTCTGCTTTTTTCGATGAGGACCGAAACCTGCCTTGCAATGTGAATAAAAATTCTTTGATGCACATCAAGGTAGGTATTTTTCTGCTTACTGGAGAAAAAAAGAAAACCAACCGGTTGTGCATCAATTATAAGTGGACATGTCAGGCTTGACTGTATTCCTTCCGCCACAATCAATTGTGTTGATTTAGAGTTAGGATGTGCGACTAAATATTCGGACAAATCATTCAATATTCGAGGTTGTTGCGAGTGCAAAATGGATTCTAAACTGCTACCAGCCAATGGGCAGGTATAACCATGAGCCAGCTTTATTTTTTCAGGTTGATCTGTTTTAGCCCAATGAGCTTGGACTGTCTGTTGGTCATTAGAAATCAAGGCACAACCAATACGATCAAAAGGGATCACTTGTTTGAATGTATTATAGATACGTTCAAGCACGTCATCTAATAAGCTTCCTTGGCAGATCTCAGTCGAGATCTCTTGTAATTTACTGAATTCGGTGAAGCGAACTTCTAACCATGTGGCAAGCTGTAACAACTCAGATTCAAAATCAATAAAAGCGTTATTTGTCCTTTCATCTGGAAATGAAATAGAAAAATCACCCTCTTTCAATTTTCGGATCGCATCAATGTATAGGGATAATCGATCAATTTGCAGTATCAACTAAGGGTCTCTTCTCTAAGTATGTTGCATTATATCTTAGTGATAATGCATATACGTCATGATAGCAAGCCTATGAGGCTTTTCAGGAAATGAAATCCGGCAAGGCTAACTTTCGTATCGTGCTCATAAAGAAAAATAGATGCTAAATTTCTTGTAGCACAGGCTTCTCTAGTGCCAAGAAAAGCCTGTATCAATTTTCTAGCAATAACCTCAAATAAGCTGACCCCTATTGCTCACTATGCACCTGTTCTTGGTTCTGCCCAATTAAACAGCTTCCAAAGGATCAGCCATGTCCTTATTGTTTGGTGCTCTACATACCTGCTGCTTTTAACTCAGGGACATAACGTTTATCCACTCGGAAAATATGGTCTACTAACCAATTTTTTAGGAAAAATAGCAGTTCCATATCGCTACCTGCTTCTTTATTGGCAAATCGCCGCAGCAAATTATCCATATCAGATAAAAGTTTAACGTGAACTTGTTTATGAGCATTCAAATCAGAGTAGTTGGCCCGTAACATCAGTGACTCTTCGTCTTCAAGGTGTTTTTTTGCTAAAAAAACAAGTTCATTCAGGCGTTCTTGCACTTGTCCCGGCGCCATTTCATTGATGATTCCGTGATAAAGCTTATTCATACTGTTAAATAAACCTAGATGCTGGTTATCCACTTCAGCAATACCCACTCGGAATGCATCACTCCAACGAACCACTTCATTATGATCCAAGGAATCAAGCGTGCTTTCATAAGTTACTTTAAATTGAGAAGCCAGCATTTTCGCCTCTTCAGAATTTAAACTAACCTGCTGTGAGAAACGATAACTTTTGCGTGCATCATCAGTTGCAGTTCGAATCACGGCTGCTATCTGCTCTACATTTTGTGCCGTTTCTTGTGCCACATATGATTGTTCTTCCGCTGCCGTTGCGATTTGCACGTTCATGTCAGCGATGCGACCAACAGCCAATACAATATCATTAAGTCGTTCACCCGCGGCTTCCGCTTGCTGAACCGCCTGACCGCTAATTTGGGCGGTATTGTTCATGGTCTCAACCGAATTTGAAGTGCCTTGTTGTAACAGTTCTATCCGCTGCCGGATCTCCACCGTTGCCTGTTGTGTTCGTGTTGCCAGGTGACGAACCTCATCTGCCACCACAGCAAACCCTCGCCCCGCCTCACCGGCTCTGGCTGCTTCAATGGCTGCATTCAATGCCAGCAGGTTAGTTTGTTCAGAGATTGTTTTGATAACATTCAGGATCTCACCAATCTGGGTACTCTGTTGTTCTAGGTCATTGATACTGGAAACTGCTTTTTCAATTTCAGACGCGACATTTTGAATCAGTACTACCGCTGAGGTAACCTCAGCTTGTCCATTGTTAGCCTGACGTTGTGTTTCCTCTGTTTCTTTTTTTGCAGTATCAGTAATTCCTGCAATTTCATGGATTGTCGCTGACATCTCTTGGGTGGCCGTTGCCAATGAATCACTACTCATCTGAACTTGAGACATATCATCCATTGTCTCTTTAGAGAGTGACATCAATGAACTCATCTGATGCCCTGTTCTTACAGATACGTTTTGTACTGTACTAACAATATGATCAAGCTCATTCAAAAACTGATTAAAATCAGATGCAATGGTTGAGAATTCATCAGATCCATTCACGGGCAAGCGGAATCGCAGGTCTTTTTTGCCTGTCGTTAAATCATGCAATTTAGTCTTGAGTTGAAGTAATGGCCGATTAACTTTGATAGAAACCAAACCAAATGACACCAAACTAATCACCAGTAACAAAGCAGAAGAAAATAACTGGATAGTATTTTCACGCGCCATACTCACTGATGAAGATAGCTCCTGTGTTTCCATTTTTTCATTTTGTATTTTCAATGCGGCATCAATGCTTGTCTGAATTCTGGATGAGACCGCATCAAAGCCAGTATCCGGCTTTTTCATCAGACGATCGCCTTCAGATTTATCGTTTGCATAGGCCTGAACCATTTTCTGGCCCACGTCTAATTGAGACACCAGCAGCGTTTTGATATCTGATAAATCAATATCAGGTAATGTTGGCAGCAATGCTGTCATCGCATCTTGATGTGACTTAGCCTCTTGGATGGATTCGGCATCCCCTGTCAGTGATGCATCGGTTAGAAATTGCTGAACTTGAGCAGAATGATAACGAAGTTCCTGAAGCTTAATTGTCTGATTATGATACGAAATCGTCAGTTTTACCGAATCTTCATTCTGCTGATACTTGTAATATCCATAACCAGAAAGTGAGGTTATGAAGATAAATATGAACAAAGACACAATCTGAATTAGTCGTCTAGTCGAAATGTTATGCAACCAACTATCCATATGAATTCCTTCTCTTTTTATGATAGATATAGAATACACATTACAACGAAAATAGAGGTGTATTTTTTATTAAAATTGGCGGTTACCTCTACACTTATAAACTACATTAGAGCTTTTCAT
This window contains:
- a CDS encoding sensor domain-containing diguanylate cyclase; this encodes MILQIDRLSLYIDAIRKLKEGDFSISFPDERTNNAFIDFESELLQLATWLEVRFTEFSKLQEISTEICQGSLLDDVLERIYNTFKQVIPFDRIGCALISNDQQTVQAHWAKTDQPEKIKLAHGYTCPLAGSSLESILHSQQPRILNDLSEYLVAHPNSKSTQLIVAEGIQSSLTCPLIIDAQPVGFLFFSSKQKNTYLDVHQRIFIHIARQVSVLIEKSRLYQHIYELNTQLLDAMQLLKEQSCRDALTQIFHRGAIMEFMQQSLNSGIRKKHPVSVIMADLDHFKTINDTFGHGMGDTVLKSVSHTMTAQLRNCDCVGRYGGEEFLIVLGDTDAASAMLVAERIRHAIAALQFEHPSGNLTITISMGISCSDNKNETKDENTLLLQADSALYRAKHEGRNRVSIG
- a CDS encoding bacteriohemerythrin, translating into MDSWLHNISTRRLIQIVSLFIFIFITSLSGYGYYKYQQNEDSVKLTISYHNQTIKLQELRYHSAQVQQFLTDASLTGDAESIQEAKSHQDAMTALLPTLPDIDLSDIKTLLVSQLDVGQKMVQAYANDKSEGDRLMKKPDTGFDAVSSRIQTSIDAALKIQNEKMETQELSSSVSMARENTIQLFSSALLLVISLVSFGLVSIKVNRPLLQLKTKLHDLTTGKKDLRFRLPVNGSDEFSTIASDFNQFLNELDHIVSTVQNVSVRTGHQMSSLMSLSKETMDDMSQVQMSSDSLATATQEMSATIHEIAGITDTAKKETEETQRQANNGQAEVTSAVVLIQNVASEIEKAVSSINDLEQQSTQIGEILNVIKTISEQTNLLALNAAIEAARAGEAGRGFAVVADEVRHLATRTQQATVEIRQRIELLQQGTSNSVETMNNTAQISGQAVQQAEAAGERLNDIVLAVGRIADMNVQIATAAEEQSYVAQETAQNVEQIAAVIRTATDDARKSYRFSQQVSLNSEEAKMLASQFKVTYESTLDSLDHNEVVRWSDAFRVGIAEVDNQHLGLFNSMNKLYHGIINEMAPGQVQERLNELVFLAKKHLEDEESLMLRANYSDLNAHKQVHVKLLSDMDNLLRRFANKEAGSDMELLFFLKNWLVDHIFRVDKRYVPELKAAGM